In Juglans regia cultivar Chandler chromosome 13, Walnut 2.0, whole genome shotgun sequence, the following proteins share a genomic window:
- the LOC109021218 gene encoding probable prolyl 4-hydroxylase 12 isoform X3, translating to MAPLRSILLLLVFASSFLICFTERVFLYKGFLSVEECDHLISLVHGRKKEDLGNNGNSEHVVTNRLLMSSKMHLNIEDDVVSRIEDRISAWTFLPKENSRPLQVMHYGLEKVDRNYNFFGNRDLLGLTEPLMAIIVLYLSNVTQGGEILFPESKLKNTIWSDCTGSSIPRPIKGNAILFFTLHPNASPDKSSSHARCPVLEGEMWHATKFFHIRSISGEKVSPESDGSDDTGCIDEAENCPRWAAIGECQRNPVFMIGSPDYYGTCRKSCNAC from the exons GGTTTTCTTATATAAAGGTTTTCTATCAGTTGAGGAGTGCGACCACCTTATTTCTTTG GTGCAtgggaggaaaaaagaagatcTGGGCAACAATGGCAATTCAGAACATGTTGTGACGAACAGGCTGCTTATGAGTTCAAAAATGCATTTAAACATAGAA GATGATGTAGTTTCAAGGATTGAGGATAGAATTTCAGCATGGACTTTCCTTCCCAAAG AGAACAGCAGGCCTTTACAGGTTATGCATTATGGGCTTGAAAAGGTTGATCGGAACTACAATTTTTTTGGAAACAGAGACTTGTTGGGATTAACCGAGCCTTTGATGGCAATAATTGTTTTGTACCTCTCAAATGTAACTCAGGGCGGTGAGATTCTCTTCCCCGAGTCGAAg CTAAAGAATACGATTTGGTCCGATTGTACGGGTAGTAGTATCCCGAGACCCATAAAAGGGAATGCTATTCTGTTTTTCACTCTGCACCCAAATGCATCTCCTGACAAGAGTAGCTCCCATGCTAGATGCCCTGTCCTTGAGGGAGAAATGTGGCATGCCACCAAGTTCTTTCACATAAGATCCATTAGTGGGGAAAAAGTCTCACCTGAATCAGATGGCTCAGATGACACCGGATGCATTGATGAAGCTGAAAATTGTCCCAGGTGGGCAGCCATCGGGGAATGTCAAAGAAACCCTGTATTCATGATTGGTTCTCCTGATTACTATGGTACGTGTAGGAAGAGTTGTAATGCATGCTGA